Part of the Longimicrobiaceae bacterium genome is shown below.
CTCGTCTTCCATGATGAGCGAGCCGAGGTCGATGTACTCGTCGGCCGCCGCTTTCGCGGGCGCGCCGGGCCGCGGGGCGGGCGCCGGTGCGACGGCCGCGCGAGCCTCGGCGTTCGACGGGTCCAGCTCCAGCACGCGCTGGAAGACGGCGCGGCCCTTGGCTTCCTCTCCCGCGGCGACGAGGTGCGCGCCCAGGGCCAGGTACGCGGGCACCAGCCGCTCTCGGTCGCCGGAGCGGAACGCGTACTCCACCTGCTTCTGCAGGAGCGCGGCGTCGCCGGGGCGCTGGGCGACCAGGCGGGAGACGACCGGCAGCGCCTCGGCGTACATGCCGCGCGCGGCGAGGCCGCGGTGTGCCTCTTCCAGCAGCGCGGGGGCCTCGTAACCCTGGCCGCGCGCATCCAGCTCCGCCAGCAGCGCGTCGAGCACGACCACGTCGCCGGGGGCGGCTGCGAAGCGCTCGCGCAGCTCCTCCAGCCGGTCGCGGCGCGGCGGGGAGACGGGCGCCACGTCCATCAGCGGCAGCGGCTCCGCCTCCTCATCTTCGTCCTCGCTGAAACGGTCGAACGGGGTCTCCAGCGCGGGCAGACCGCCGCGGGCCCCGCCGAACCCGCCGTCGTCCATCAACGGCAGCGGTTCGGCATCGCCCTCGTAGTCCTCGTCATCGGCGGAGGGGAAGCCGAAGCCGTCGAAGGGCGGGTCGTGGGCCGGGAGCGGGTCGGCGCCCGCATGGTCCAGGCTGAAGTCGCCCAGGTCGAGGCCGGGCACGGGTGCCGCAGGCGCCTCGGGCTCGGGCGCGAGGTTGGTGGTCTCCAGCCCTTCCAGCGGGGCGATGTCGTCCAGCTCCAGCGCCGGGGGACCGGCGTCCATGCCCGAAGGCGGCGCCGTGGATGGGGGCGCGGACGCGGCCGGGCCGGTGTCCAGGTGCAGCGCGCCGCTGTCGAAGGCCGACGCGAAGTCGTCGCCCCCGCCCGCGTGCGAGGCGCGGGCGATGCCGGAGGTGTCCGCGTTCGGGTCGATGGAGCGGATTTGCTCGCGAAGCTCCTCGGCGACGGCCTCGGCGCCCTTCTCCTCGGCCTGGCCCACGAGGATGCGAAGCTGCTCGATGGACTCGTCGGGGTGGCCGTGCGACAGGAGCTGGTCGGCCAGCAGGCGGCGGACGTCGGTGTCGGACGGGGAGAGGTCGGCGAACTCCTTGAGGGCGGCGAACGAGGCGTCGAGCTTGCCCGCGCGCTGCATGCGCTCGGCGTACTCCAGGAAGTTCTGGCGCGCGTCGGCCAGGAAGCCCTT
Proteins encoded:
- a CDS encoding tetratricopeptide repeat protein, with amino-acid sequence MANNSKLREQARALEQRENWREAIALYRQVIENPDGEEVDIGLWNRLGDLHLRLNETERAVEAYEAAVNAYAEVALHNNAIALCRKILRLVPGRASVYLKLGQISAAKGFLADARQNFLEYAERMQRAGKLDASFAALKEFADLSPSDTDVRRLLADQLLSHGHPDESIEQLRILVGQAEEKGAEAVAEELREQIRSIDPNADTSGIARASHAGGGDDFASAFDSGALHLDTGPAASAPPSTAPPSGMDAGPPALELDDIAPLEGLETTNLAPEPEAPAAPVPGLDLGDFSLDHAGADPLPAHDPPFDGFGFPSADDEDYEGDAEPLPLMDDGGFGGARGGLPALETPFDRFSEDEDEEAEPLPLMDVAPVSPPRRDRLEELRERFAAAPGDVVVLDALLAELDARGQGYEAPALLEEAHRGLAARGMYAEALPVVSRLVAQRPGDAALLQKQVEYAFRSGDRERLVPAYLALGAHLVAAGEEAKGRAVFQRVLELDPSNAEARAAVAPAPAPRPGAPAKAAADEYIDLGSLIMEDEPQGTSTRFVVEEKEPTGDEDRDFADMLSHFRQKVAENIEVEDSASHYDLGTAFKEMGLLDEAIAEFQVALRGGANPLATLEMLGQCFVEKGQYAVASRVLDRALRITGAGENELIGVLYQLGRATEAVGEGDAARGYYERVMAMDIRFRDAAARADALRGSAPARPL